One part of the Streptomyces sp. NBC_00286 genome encodes these proteins:
- a CDS encoding FecCD family ABC transporter permease — MANSKSTLTKSPLESGTSPAPQRVRSYRTFRLAAPPVSGIFRPRLVALSAVLATATFLLFCWGLTIGDYPIAFADVVRALVGTGDPGTVLVVQELRLPRALVGLLAGIAFAVSGALFQTMTRNPLASPDMIGLTQGAGTAVVAGIVLGWDGGLGTQALGLVGALSTALIVYALAWRRGTTGYRIILIGIGVAWICTSATDYLVAKGGRFEAQAAVGWLVGNLNGRTWDQVTPLAIVLAVLLPASLLLGRLLRTLQLGDDVATGLGTRVQLVRLSILLTGVGLIAFATASAGPVAFVALAAPQIAQRLAGTAWPPPVASGLTGALMVLGSDLIARTLISGTELPVGIVTGVLGAPVLLWLLVRVNRAGSGG, encoded by the coding sequence ATGGCCAACTCGAAGTCCACCCTCACCAAGTCCCCCTTGGAATCCGGCACTTCACCGGCCCCCCAACGCGTCCGCTCCTACCGCACCTTCCGCCTGGCCGCCCCGCCGGTCTCCGGGATCTTCCGTCCCCGCCTGGTGGCGCTGAGCGCCGTGCTCGCCACGGCCACCTTCCTGCTGTTCTGCTGGGGCCTGACGATCGGCGACTACCCGATCGCCTTCGCCGATGTCGTACGCGCCCTCGTCGGCACCGGCGACCCCGGCACCGTCCTCGTCGTCCAGGAACTGCGGCTGCCGCGCGCCCTCGTCGGTCTGCTGGCCGGGATCGCGTTCGCCGTCTCCGGTGCGCTGTTCCAGACCATGACCCGCAATCCGCTGGCCAGCCCCGACATGATCGGCCTCACCCAGGGTGCGGGCACCGCCGTGGTCGCGGGCATCGTGCTCGGCTGGGACGGCGGCCTCGGCACCCAGGCCCTCGGACTGGTCGGCGCGCTCTCCACCGCCCTGATCGTGTACGCCCTGGCCTGGCGGCGCGGCACCACCGGCTACCGGATCATCCTGATCGGCATCGGCGTAGCCTGGATCTGCACGAGCGCCACCGACTATCTGGTGGCCAAGGGCGGACGGTTCGAGGCACAGGCCGCCGTCGGCTGGCTGGTGGGCAACCTCAACGGCCGTACGTGGGACCAGGTCACCCCGCTCGCGATCGTGCTGGCGGTACTGCTGCCGGCGTCGCTGCTTCTCGGGCGGCTGCTGCGCACCCTCCAGCTCGGTGACGACGTCGCCACCGGCCTCGGCACCCGGGTGCAGTTGGTGCGCCTGTCCATCCTGCTCACCGGCGTCGGTCTGATCGCCTTCGCCACCGCGTCCGCGGGCCCCGTCGCCTTCGTGGCGCTCGCCGCGCCGCAGATCGCCCAGCGGCTGGCCGGCACCGCCTGGCCGCCCCCCGTCGCCTCGGGACTGACCGGCGCCCTGATGGTCCTCGGCAGCGATCTCATCGCCCGTACGCTCATCTCCGGCACGGAACTGCCGGTCGGAATCGTCACCGGCGTGCTCGGCGCGCCGGTCCTGCTCTGGTTGCTCGTCCGCGTGAACCGCGCGGGTTCAGGAGGTTGA
- a CDS encoding maleylacetate reductase, giving the protein MNATNSTNAMNVPDFSHESRPIRVVFRPGAATTAPADEAGRLGLRRLLVVCGRQSAVTARAVANSLGSLCAGLHSEARMHVPVEVADRAVVVTHAAGADGCVAVGGGSAIGLGKVIALRTGLPLIAVPSTYAGSEMTDVWGLTEHGVKRTGRDPAVLPRSVVYDPELTLSLPPALSVTSGFNAVAHAAEALYAPDTSPLVALMAEEGVRAMTSALPQVAADPEAIGPRGRALYGAWLCGSCLGATTMGLHHKLCHVLGGTFGLPHAETHTVVLPHALAYNAPAVPEAITVLNRALGTDNAPHALWELAGRLSAPRSLAQLGLTDDDLTVAAGQTAAEAYPNPRTVTMGGALEVLRAAYAGRSPRAVALA; this is encoded by the coding sequence ATGAACGCCACGAACAGCACGAACGCAATGAATGTCCCGGACTTCTCCCACGAGAGCCGTCCGATACGAGTCGTGTTCCGGCCCGGCGCCGCGACGACAGCGCCGGCCGACGAGGCCGGGCGGCTCGGTCTGCGGCGGCTGCTGGTGGTGTGCGGCAGGCAGAGCGCGGTCACCGCGCGCGCGGTCGCGAACTCGCTGGGCTCGCTCTGTGCGGGGCTGCACTCCGAGGCCCGTATGCACGTCCCCGTCGAGGTCGCCGACCGGGCCGTCGTGGTGACGCACGCGGCGGGCGCCGACGGCTGTGTCGCGGTGGGTGGCGGCAGCGCGATCGGCCTCGGCAAGGTGATCGCGCTGCGGACGGGCCTGCCGCTGATCGCCGTGCCCTCCACCTACGCCGGCTCCGAGATGACCGACGTCTGGGGCCTCACCGAGCACGGCGTCAAGCGCACCGGACGCGACCCGGCCGTCCTGCCCCGCAGCGTCGTCTACGACCCCGAACTCACCCTCAGCCTGCCCCCGGCCCTCTCCGTGACCAGCGGCTTCAACGCCGTCGCGCACGCCGCCGAGGCGCTGTACGCCCCCGACACCTCGCCCCTCGTCGCGCTGATGGCGGAGGAGGGCGTCCGGGCCATGACGTCCGCATTGCCACAGGTCGCGGCCGATCCGGAAGCCATCGGGCCACGCGGCCGTGCCCTCTATGGGGCCTGGCTCTGCGGCTCCTGCCTGGGTGCGACGACCATGGGCCTGCATCACAAGCTGTGCCATGTGCTGGGCGGCACCTTCGGCCTGCCGCACGCCGAAACGCACACGGTCGTCCTCCCGCACGCCCTCGCCTACAACGCGCCCGCCGTCCCCGAGGCGATCACCGTCCTCAACCGCGCGCTCGGCACGGACAACGCCCCGCACGCCCTCTGGGAGCTGGCCGGACGCCTCAGCGCACCCCGTTCCCTCGCCCAACTCGGCCTGACCGACGACGACTTGACGGTGGCCGCCGGACAGACCGCCGCCGAGGCGTACCCCAATCCGCGGACGGTCACGATGGGCGGCGCCCTGGAGGTGCTGAGGGCGGCATACGCGGGCCGGTCCCCGCGCGCTGTGGCCCTGGCGTAA
- a CDS encoding FecCD family ABC transporter permease — protein MKRGKRLRPVLLVALLGAVLVVLCLLSLALGAANVPPDQVIRALFGDAPSRLVDNIVWSARVPRTTLGLAAGAALGLAGALMQALTRNPLADPGILGVSAGASFAIVLAVGVFGFGSFYGYVWFAFAGALAASVVVYLLGGLGRSGQTPVKLALAGIAVTFLLSSLTSAIVLTDPDALDRYRFFTAGSMAEQDGATVLRILPFLAAGTILALACAPALNSLALGEDVAASLGRNLGLIRLQGVAAVTLLTGAAVAVIGPIVFIGLVVPHVARVLAQLAGIGPDHRWLLPLSAVLAPSLLLAADIVGRLVARPTEVQAGIVVAFIGGPFFIAMVRRRRLAEV, from the coding sequence GTGAAGCGGGGCAAGAGACTTCGCCCCGTACTGCTGGTGGCGCTGCTCGGCGCTGTTCTGGTCGTGCTCTGTCTGCTGTCGCTCGCGCTGGGCGCGGCCAACGTCCCGCCGGACCAGGTGATCCGGGCGCTGTTCGGCGACGCTCCGAGCCGGCTCGTGGACAACATCGTCTGGTCGGCACGGGTGCCGCGCACCACGCTCGGCCTCGCAGCGGGCGCCGCCCTCGGTCTGGCCGGTGCCCTGATGCAGGCCCTGACCCGCAATCCGCTCGCTGACCCCGGGATCCTGGGCGTCAGCGCGGGCGCGTCGTTCGCCATCGTGCTGGCGGTCGGGGTGTTCGGGTTCGGCTCGTTCTACGGGTACGTGTGGTTCGCCTTCGCGGGCGCGCTCGCGGCGAGCGTCGTGGTCTACCTGCTCGGCGGCCTTGGACGTTCCGGCCAGACGCCGGTGAAGCTGGCGCTCGCCGGAATCGCGGTGACCTTCCTGCTCTCCTCGCTCACCAGCGCCATCGTCCTGACCGACCCGGACGCGCTGGACCGCTACCGCTTCTTCACCGCCGGTTCGATGGCCGAGCAGGACGGTGCCACGGTGCTGCGGATCCTGCCGTTCCTCGCCGCCGGCACCATTCTGGCCCTGGCCTGCGCGCCGGCCCTCAACAGCCTGGCCCTCGGCGAGGACGTGGCGGCATCCCTCGGCCGAAACCTCGGCCTGATCCGGCTACAGGGCGTCGCCGCCGTCACCCTGCTCACCGGTGCGGCCGTCGCGGTCATCGGCCCGATCGTCTTCATCGGCCTGGTGGTCCCCCATGTCGCCCGGGTCCTCGCCCAGTTGGCGGGGATCGGCCCCGACCACCGCTGGCTGCTGCCGCTGTCGGCCGTCCTCGCCCCGAGTCTGCTGCTCGCCGCGGACATCGTCGGGCGGCTCGTCGCACGGCCGACCGAGGTCCAGGCGGGCATCGTCGTCGCCTTCATCGGCGGCCCGTTCTTCATCGCCATGGTCCGCCGACGCCGGCTCGCGGAGGTGTGA
- a CDS encoding serine/threonine-protein kinase has translation MAGEQERVIAGRYRLRQRLGSGGMGSVWRAEDEELKAQVAVKEIELPLLPDEASGDRASRGRKEALKAAQLREHPNVITVYDVVEHEGLPWIVMEYLPGTMDLSAAVRDRGPLPAAEVARIGAAALDGLSAGHRLGIIHRDVKPSNILLAPDHSGVADRRVLLTDYGISLRPRETRLTRSGVVIGTPGYMAPERVHGGEATPASDLFSLGVTLYFAVEGVGPFDRDTPEAALMALLETEPSPPERAGEQLSRVIMGLLAKNPLDRTQAAEAAELLAEAAAAGEGGAAGSSKAALVPAAVPGGAGVPGGAGAPEKAGAAEKPDNSEEAATPEPAVASEAAEAAAPGEAAHAGDGDTAGNGDGDGDITPTRPGGQAPPRTRIQGWRLPALLALVGVLVAAGGFGVGAAVYGSDGQQQRAETKPQPKVSAPPAPTPTTTRSPFPYGTGVGLKDGLLPGQCVDADWKEGEYKGQPELKLVNCVEDDPEGQVITTIAASGTQPASGATPSSSASSAQAECAERTEKLRKTMPDPVLHVLTPAAGQNQPPDTACLIFLKKATIGGPLGEYRRLGEEVSTTQMGPGDCINTKEDDEGWTTPYLISCDEPHHEQAVGWTWSSGNDSAESVDMVALCDEKYGVNWARGKDHSMSGWYATDDEWNAGFRWVMCTVVQEDGKKLPAGALKPAY, from the coding sequence GTGGCAGGGGAGCAGGAACGGGTCATCGCCGGGCGCTACCGGTTGCGGCAGCGGCTGGGCTCCGGAGGGATGGGAAGCGTCTGGCGCGCCGAGGACGAGGAGCTGAAGGCCCAGGTCGCGGTCAAGGAGATAGAGCTTCCGTTACTGCCGGATGAGGCCTCCGGCGACCGCGCCTCCCGCGGGCGCAAGGAGGCGCTGAAGGCGGCCCAGCTGCGCGAACACCCGAATGTGATCACGGTGTACGACGTGGTCGAGCACGAGGGCCTGCCGTGGATCGTGATGGAGTACCTGCCGGGCACCATGGACCTCAGTGCCGCCGTACGGGACCGGGGCCCGCTCCCCGCCGCCGAGGTGGCCCGGATCGGGGCGGCGGCCCTCGACGGACTCTCCGCCGGGCACCGGCTCGGCATCATCCACCGGGACGTGAAGCCCTCCAACATCCTTCTCGCGCCCGACCACTCCGGGGTCGCCGACCGCCGTGTCCTGCTCACGGACTACGGCATCTCGCTCCGCCCGCGCGAGACCCGGCTGACCCGCAGCGGCGTGGTGATCGGCACCCCCGGCTACATGGCCCCCGAGCGCGTGCACGGCGGCGAGGCGACCCCCGCCTCCGACCTCTTCTCCCTCGGCGTCACCCTCTACTTCGCCGTCGAGGGCGTGGGCCCCTTCGACCGGGACACTCCCGAGGCGGCCCTGATGGCGCTGCTGGAGACGGAGCCTTCTCCACCGGAGCGGGCCGGTGAGCAGCTCAGCCGCGTGATCATGGGGCTGCTGGCGAAGAACCCGCTGGACCGTACGCAGGCGGCGGAGGCGGCCGAGCTTTTGGCGGAGGCCGCGGCGGCCGGGGAGGGCGGGGCGGCCGGGAGCAGTAAGGCCGCGCTGGTGCCGGCCGCCGTCCCTGGTGGGGCTGGGGTCCCTGGTGGGGCTGGTGCCCCCGAGAAGGCTGGTGCCGCCGAAAAACCCGACAACTCTGAGGAAGCCGCCACGCCTGAGCCGGCCGTCGCATCTGAGGCGGCCGAAGCCGCCGCTCCTGGGGAAGCCGCCCATGCTGGGGATGGGGACACGGCTGGGAACGGCGACGGTGACGGGGACATCACCCCCACCCGCCCCGGAGGACAGGCCCCGCCCCGGACCCGTATCCAGGGATGGCGGCTCCCGGCCCTGCTGGCACTCGTCGGCGTGCTCGTGGCGGCCGGCGGCTTCGGCGTGGGTGCCGCCGTTTACGGCAGCGACGGGCAGCAGCAGCGCGCGGAGACCAAGCCGCAGCCGAAGGTGAGCGCGCCCCCTGCCCCGACGCCGACCACCACCCGCAGCCCCTTCCCGTACGGGACCGGGGTGGGCCTGAAGGACGGGCTGCTGCCCGGTCAGTGCGTGGACGCGGACTGGAAGGAGGGGGAGTACAAGGGGCAGCCCGAGCTGAAGCTCGTCAACTGCGTCGAGGACGACCCCGAGGGCCAGGTGATCACGACGATCGCGGCGTCCGGCACGCAGCCGGCGTCCGGTGCGACGCCGAGCTCCAGTGCCTCGTCCGCGCAGGCCGAGTGCGCCGAGCGCACGGAGAAGCTGCGCAAGACCATGCCCGACCCCGTCCTGCATGTATTGACGCCGGCCGCGGGGCAGAACCAGCCGCCGGACACGGCCTGCCTGATCTTCCTGAAGAAGGCCACCATCGGGGGCCCGCTGGGCGAGTACCGCAGGCTTGGCGAGGAGGTGTCCACGACGCAGATGGGCCCGGGCGACTGCATCAACACCAAGGAGGACGACGAGGGCTGGACCACGCCTTACCTGATCAGCTGTGACGAGCCGCACCACGAACAAGCCGTCGGCTGGACGTGGTCCTCGGGCAACGACTCCGCTGAAAGCGTCGACATGGTAGCCCTGTGCGACGAGAAGTACGGCGTCAACTGGGCCCGCGGCAAGGACCATTCGATGAGCGGCTGGTACGCCACCGACGACGAATGGAACGCCGGGTTCCGCTGGGTGATGTGCACGGTGGTCCAGGAGGACGGCAAGAAGCTTCCCGCGGGGGCACTGAAACCCGCGTACTGA
- a CDS encoding LacI family DNA-binding transcriptional regulator, which produces MTRKSNGDGGGRSTIRDVAARAGVSASTVSRVLAGDYPVSTATRTRVMRAVRELDYVADARAKAIAGVGTPTLAFVLDDITGPSFAHMAHGVEREATRLGHLCLVCSTDGDTEHELEFIETMRAQRAAAVILVGGTADTAEYRARMSRIADSLASAGSRLVLCGRPPLDPGTPVTVIEYDNESGAYALCSHLLAQGHRRILFLGGKPENTTAQGRERGYLAAHRARGEEPDPQLLLAGDFTRDSGHRRIRQALSQGLEFTAVMAATDMVAAGALTALHEAGLSVPDDVSLVGYDDIPFARDLHPPLTTVHVPYEELGRLAVRTALGRTPDAPNEHLLLGTHVVVRDSVAPVRGQLVPDASARVSSQAPAGGLT; this is translated from the coding sequence ATGACGAGGAAGAGCAACGGGGACGGCGGGGGCCGGAGCACGATCAGGGACGTGGCGGCCCGGGCGGGGGTGTCCGCCTCGACGGTGTCGCGCGTGCTGGCCGGCGACTACCCGGTGAGCACGGCGACGCGTACGCGCGTGATGCGGGCGGTCCGCGAACTGGACTATGTCGCGGATGCCCGGGCCAAGGCGATCGCGGGCGTCGGCACACCGACCCTTGCCTTCGTACTGGACGACATCACCGGCCCGTCGTTCGCGCACATGGCGCACGGCGTGGAGCGCGAGGCGACCCGGCTCGGCCATCTGTGCCTGGTGTGCAGCACGGACGGCGACACCGAGCACGAGCTGGAGTTCATCGAGACGATGCGGGCCCAGCGTGCCGCCGCCGTGATCCTGGTCGGCGGCACCGCGGACACCGCCGAGTACCGCGCGCGGATGTCCCGTATCGCCGACTCCCTGGCCTCGGCGGGCTCACGGCTCGTGCTGTGCGGGCGGCCGCCGCTGGATCCCGGCACGCCGGTGACGGTGATCGAGTACGACAACGAGAGCGGGGCGTACGCGCTGTGCTCCCACCTCCTCGCCCAGGGCCACCGGCGCATCCTGTTCCTCGGCGGAAAGCCGGAGAACACCACGGCGCAGGGCCGCGAGCGCGGCTATCTGGCCGCGCATCGCGCCCGCGGCGAAGAACCGGACCCTCAGCTGCTCCTCGCAGGGGACTTCACCCGCGACTCGGGCCACCGCCGCATCCGCCAGGCCCTCTCCCAAGGGCTGGAGTTCACGGCGGTGATGGCCGCCACCGACATGGTCGCGGCGGGCGCACTCACCGCCCTGCACGAGGCGGGCCTGTCCGTCCCGGACGACGTCTCCCTCGTCGGCTACGACGACATCCCCTTCGCCCGCGACCTGCATCCGCCGCTGACCACAGTCCACGTCCCCTACGAGGAACTCGGCCGCCTCGCCGTCCGTACGGCCCTCGGCAGGACACCGGACGCCCCGAACGAGCACCTCCTGCTGGGAACGCATGTGGTGGTGCGGGATTCGGTGGCGCCCGTGCGGGGGCAGTTAGTTCCGGACGCAAGCGCCAGGGTTTCCTCGCAAGCTCCTGCTGGAGGGTTGACGTGA
- a CDS encoding serine/threonine-protein kinase — MTYGRHAGRPGRAQMDETGHEHGNTNVAPARPSAPDGRARGPWARVLAERYGLVKPVGTGGMGRVWLAYDLRLRRDVAVKEVVVRAAAGPGEESREVRTARAFSEAWSLAALREAPHVVTVHDVVEEDGFPWIVMEFVRGATTLEAVVEGRLRAGEGPLSVRETARIGLAVLKALAAGHHLGIVHRDVKPSNILLAPDSSGRPYARVVLTDYGIAHRMAGSASHTRAHRVIGTPGYLAPEQLYGGSATPASDLFALGTTLYFAVEGREPFAEGGSGYPPAPAPPRRAGPLGEVLTQLLSASPLHRPEHGAVLRRLRELTGEAGGTSS; from the coding sequence GTGACGTACGGACGACATGCCGGGCGGCCGGGGCGGGCGCAGATGGACGAGACAGGGCACGAGCACGGGAACACCAACGTGGCGCCCGCGCGGCCGTCCGCGCCCGACGGCCGGGCACGCGGACCCTGGGCGCGGGTCCTCGCCGAGCGGTACGGGCTGGTCAAGCCGGTCGGCACCGGTGGCATGGGACGCGTATGGCTGGCGTACGACCTGCGGCTGCGCAGGGACGTCGCGGTGAAGGAAGTCGTCGTACGGGCGGCGGCCGGGCCGGGGGAGGAGAGTCGGGAGGTCCGGACCGCACGGGCGTTCAGTGAGGCGTGGAGTCTTGCCGCGCTGCGTGAGGCGCCGCATGTGGTGACGGTCCATGACGTCGTCGAGGAGGACGGCTTCCCGTGGATCGTGATGGAGTTCGTCCGCGGCGCGACGACCCTGGAGGCGGTGGTCGAGGGGCGGCTGCGAGCGGGCGAAGGGCCGCTGTCAGTCCGGGAGACGGCGCGGATCGGCCTCGCCGTGCTGAAGGCGCTCGCGGCCGGGCACCACCTCGGGATCGTGCACCGGGATGTGAAGCCGTCCAACATCCTTCTGGCGCCGGACAGTTCGGGGCGCCCATACGCACGCGTGGTCCTCACCGACTACGGCATCGCCCACCGGATGGCGGGCAGCGCGTCCCACACCCGGGCGCATCGGGTGATCGGCACGCCCGGCTATCTCGCCCCGGAGCAGCTGTACGGGGGTTCGGCGACGCCGGCGTCCGACCTGTTCGCGCTCGGTACGACCCTGTACTTCGCCGTCGAGGGCAGGGAGCCGTTCGCCGAGGGAGGCAGCGGCTACCCGCCGGCTCCCGCGCCGCCGCGCCGGGCCGGGCCGCTCGGCGAGGTGCTGACGCAACTGCTGTCCGCCTCGCCCTTGCACCGCCCGGAACACGGCGCGGTACTGCGCCGGCTGCGCGAGCTCACTGGGGAGGCAGGCGGGACCTCTTCCTGA
- a CDS encoding ABC transporter ATP-binding protein: protein MSVEPKSADASPRTAPDPDLQASGLRLAYDNRLVVDGLDLAVPPGRITAIVGANACGKSTLLRALARLLAPREGAVHLDGRALQSIPSRELAQRLGILPQSPVAPEGLTVIDLVNRGRSPHQTWWRQWSKADEQAVHQALAATAMTDLADRPVDELSGGQRQRAWIAMAVAQGTPVLLLDEPTTYLDLAHQIDVLDLITDLNRRENRTVVMVLHDLNQACRYADHVVAMKSGRIAAEGPPAEVITAETVADVFDLNCKITMDPVSGTPLVIPMGRHHGADAGEPART, encoded by the coding sequence ATGTCGGTTGAACCCAAGTCGGCGGACGCCTCGCCCCGGACCGCCCCCGACCCGGACCTGCAGGCGAGCGGACTGCGCCTGGCGTACGACAACCGGCTGGTCGTGGACGGCCTCGACCTGGCCGTCCCGCCCGGCCGGATCACCGCGATCGTCGGCGCCAACGCCTGCGGCAAGTCCACGCTGCTGCGCGCCCTGGCCCGGCTGCTCGCACCCCGTGAGGGCGCCGTCCACCTGGACGGCCGGGCCCTGCAGTCCATACCGTCCCGGGAACTCGCCCAGCGCCTCGGCATCCTGCCGCAGAGCCCGGTGGCCCCCGAGGGGCTGACCGTCATCGACCTGGTCAACCGCGGCCGTTCACCGCACCAGACCTGGTGGCGGCAGTGGTCCAAGGCCGACGAGCAGGCCGTGCATCAGGCGCTGGCCGCCACCGCGATGACCGACCTCGCGGACCGTCCGGTCGACGAACTCTCCGGCGGACAGCGCCAGCGCGCCTGGATCGCCATGGCGGTCGCCCAGGGCACGCCCGTACTGCTCCTCGACGAACCGACGACGTATCTGGACCTGGCCCACCAGATCGACGTACTGGACCTGATCACGGACCTCAACCGGCGCGAGAACCGCACCGTCGTGATGGTGCTGCACGACCTCAACCAGGCCTGCCGCTACGCCGACCACGTCGTCGCCATGAAGTCCGGCCGGATCGCCGCCGAGGGCCCGCCGGCCGAGGTCATCACCGCCGAGACCGTGGCGGACGTCTTCGACCTGAACTGCAAGATCACCATGGACCCGGTCAGCGGCACGCCTCTGGTCATTCCGATGGGACGCCACCACGGGGCCGACGCGGGTGAGCCGGCCCGTACGTGA
- a CDS encoding glycoside hydrolase family 127 protein yields the protein MTTNNTGPIRLTDGAHTALRPATAARITGGFWASRRHTNAEVSIPQGPSKLEEAGNLANLRAAADGKGTFIGDFQFQDSDVHKWMEAASWQLADSPEDDQLAAHIDELTALLAAAQDADGYLQTYYQVAHPERRWQELGWGHELYCAGHLIQAAVAHHRATGRRELLEVAERFAAHIDATFGKEKPIDGVCGHPEIETALVELYRETGERRWLDLAAYFVDRRGYGVLNAGVDRGHDRDMGQAYWQDRVPVREANTVEGHAVRQLYLLAGATDLAAETGDAELRAALERIWDAMMATKTYVTGGVGSRHEGEAFGDPFELPPDRAYAETCAAISSVQWSWRMALLTGEAKYSDLVERTLFNGFLSGVGLDGDSWLYVNPLQVREEYADHGGDQTARRTPWFRCACCPPNVMRLLASLPHYVASGDAEGMQLHQYATGVYAAGQGVVRVETAYPWDGRITVTVEEAPADRDWSLSLRIPSWCTEFKASAPDGSAPTEAGDGWLRMRRRWSAGDTLTLDLDMSVRLTRPDPRVDAVRGCVAVERGPLVHCLEGVDQQPGVRLDDVTLPYGSGLAVAQEPELLGGVAVVTADGRRRSDGGGVRLTAVPYYAWANREEGAMRVWIPEE from the coding sequence GTGACAACGAACAACACCGGTCCGATCCGCCTCACCGACGGCGCGCACACGGCATTGCGCCCGGCGACCGCGGCCCGGATCACCGGCGGTTTCTGGGCGTCCAGACGGCACACCAACGCGGAGGTGAGCATTCCGCAGGGCCCGTCGAAGCTGGAGGAGGCCGGCAACCTCGCCAATCTGCGGGCGGCGGCCGACGGCAAGGGCACCTTCATAGGTGACTTCCAGTTCCAGGACTCGGATGTGCACAAGTGGATGGAGGCGGCGTCCTGGCAGCTCGCCGACAGCCCCGAGGACGACCAACTGGCCGCACACATCGACGAGTTGACCGCCCTCCTGGCGGCCGCCCAGGACGCGGACGGCTATCTGCAGACGTACTACCAGGTCGCCCACCCCGAGCGGCGCTGGCAGGAGCTGGGCTGGGGCCACGAACTGTACTGCGCGGGCCATCTCATCCAGGCGGCGGTGGCCCACCACCGGGCGACCGGCCGGCGTGAACTCCTGGAGGTGGCCGAGCGGTTCGCGGCCCACATCGACGCGACGTTCGGCAAGGAGAAGCCGATCGACGGGGTGTGCGGGCACCCCGAGATAGAGACGGCGCTGGTCGAGCTGTACCGGGAGACCGGCGAGCGCCGCTGGCTCGACCTCGCCGCCTACTTCGTCGACCGGCGTGGCTACGGCGTGCTGAACGCGGGCGTCGACCGCGGACACGACCGCGACATGGGCCAGGCCTACTGGCAGGACCGCGTCCCGGTGCGCGAGGCGAACACGGTCGAGGGCCATGCCGTACGGCAGCTGTATCTGCTCGCGGGGGCGACCGACCTGGCTGCGGAGACCGGCGACGCGGAGCTACGGGCCGCGCTGGAGCGCATCTGGGACGCCATGATGGCGACGAAGACGTATGTGACCGGCGGGGTCGGCTCGCGGCACGAGGGCGAGGCCTTCGGCGACCCCTTCGAGCTGCCGCCGGACCGGGCGTACGCCGAGACCTGCGCGGCGATCTCGTCCGTCCAGTGGTCGTGGCGGATGGCCCTGCTGACGGGCGAGGCGAAGTACTCCGACCTCGTCGAGCGCACCCTCTTCAACGGTTTCCTGTCCGGCGTAGGCCTCGACGGCGACAGCTGGCTGTACGTCAACCCGCTCCAGGTGCGCGAGGAGTACGCCGACCACGGCGGCGACCAAACGGCCCGCCGCACCCCCTGGTTCCGCTGCGCCTGCTGCCCGCCGAACGTGATGCGGCTGCTCGCCTCGCTCCCCCACTATGTGGCGAGCGGCGACGCGGAGGGCATGCAGCTGCACCAGTACGCGACGGGGGTGTACGCCGCCGGTCAGGGCGTCGTCCGCGTGGAGACCGCGTATCCGTGGGACGGCAGGATCACCGTGACCGTCGAGGAGGCTCCGGCGGACCGTGACTGGTCGCTGTCGCTGCGGATCCCGTCCTGGTGCACGGAGTTCAAGGCCTCGGCACCCGATGGGAGCGCTCCGACCGAGGCGGGCGACGGCTGGCTGCGGATGCGCCGCCGCTGGTCCGCGGGCGACACGCTCACCCTCGACCTCGATATGAGCGTCCGCCTGACCCGGCCCGACCCGCGCGTCGACGCGGTCCGCGGCTGTGTGGCCGTGGAGCGGGGCCCGCTCGTGCACTGCCTGGAGGGCGTCGACCAGCAGCCCGGCGTCCGGCTCGACGATGTGACGCTGCCGTACGGGTCGGGTCTGGCGGTCGCTCAGGAGCCGGAGCTCCTTGGCGGAGTCGCCGTCGTCACGGCCGACGGGCGCCGCCGGAGCGACGGAGGCGGCGTACGGCTGACAGCGGTGCCGTACTACGCCTGGGCGAACCGGGAAGAGGGCGCAATGCGGGTGTGGATTCCCGAGGAGTGA